The sequence tgtgtatattatctAACCGGTgaattacattcacacacacctcTCCCTGAGACTGTGGGAAAGAGACCCTGTCAGAACACAGTGTGTTTCCCTTTTCCACTCAACTGTGtaaatctgtgtatgtgtgtgtgtgtgtgtgtgagagagagagagagtaagggtaATCCTGAATGTCAGTCAGCGTGGCTCTTTAGGTGAGTTTCGTTTGCTGTCGTGTAAACTCCATAATGTGCCAATCACACACACTTTCGCTCTCGCTTTTCCCAGCCCACTACATTTTTTCCCACACTTTTCCTGCGGTCTCTGAGCTCCAGGCGTTATGGAACATGACTCAACAGCGCTGAGGCTAACCACAGATCCTGGGATTCCTGGAGGTGtctcacgtgtgtgtgtgtgtgtatatgtgtgtgtgtgtgtgtgtatgtggaggtGTGCGAACTATGGAAAAAAATGTTCCCGAGGAATATGCCATGTAATAATATGCATATGTGGTATATATGGAATATAcattcacagtgtgtgtgtgtttgtgtgtgtgtgtcaggaacCTACCAGGCGCTGCATGTTGCTGTAGTGTGTTTCGGGGATGAACAGCACAGGCTGAGTGACGTGGTCGTCCAGTGTTTTAAAGAAGGTACAATCTTTCCCGATAGAGCTGGATACAATTTTACTGGCGTCTAAAAAACAGGAAACAAACGTGGTTCTCAAATGATCTAGAACATGACAACAAAACACACAGAGCTATCAACCCCACTCCTGTGTTTGGAGGAAGAAGAAGCATTAAGGATGGGACTTGGCTGgatcttccaacatgacaatgacctgaaacacGCAGACAAGGCAACTAAGGAATGGCTCCTAGCACACACCAGTCCATGTTTGTAGATACAGTattgcgtgcgtgtgtgtgattATTAGCAATTTGCTAGTTACTATTTTACAAGCTTGTTCTGTTGTTCAAGCTTGTTAGCTACGATAGCTTTGTGGCGCTAaagtaaaactaaagaagcatGCTTCAGACACTAAACATGACATAGCTGGTTGCCTACACTGGGGTAAGGAGAAAAAGTCTCATTTTGCTCAAGTTTTACAGTAATAATGAAATGTTTTAGTCTTTTCTCAGTCTAGGCTTCTTTTGACAGCCTTGGCAGCTCTAGCCTGTTGGTAGTTCTCAGTAATGCAGTGTTTTGTTGCTGGGCGTATACTAAAGCCTTTACTGGAATCTGTAATTGGTTGTGTGACAGTAAGCATGGTgctgtgtaattgtgtaattggcTGATGGGTGTGATTGGCACTCACTGTTATTAGTGGAGTCTGCGCTGGTTTTGGTCCGCCTCTTTATTCTTTTCCGCTCTTCATCcctcatcttcctttctgctccCTGTCAGACAAAACAACAAATCAGTTTACATTGTGAGAGAAATTCAGAACTGAACATTAAATCAtctatttattaaaacaatgacATTAATTGTTcactttaaacatttataaatattaatagacTATATCAGATTCAGCAAACTAGCTGGGAGTGCAAATTCACCAGACCAGCTAGGTTAATACAGATTAGAGGCTTTAGCAATATGTTGTGTTTTTCTTCTCATACtagcttaaatatatatttatgtatttattttgaaaGTGAACCTTAAGAGCTGCTGACATTGAAAAGGACCTTTGGCTCCTTTCGGTTTAATTAACTGTGATCACAATCTGACTGACGTCAGTGATTTGTAGCTTCTCAACAAAACACGTAAAAGTTAAGCTTTCCGCTCCATCTGATGAAAACAGGCTGGTTTCTCTTTTTGTGGAGATGCACAGGCTAAACCAGTCTGACACTAGTATCTCTAAGGCTAGTCTTTCCTTCCTACCACTATAAGCATGGCTAAAGGTGGCGGTGGCCCCGGCGGGGCATCAGATAAAGGAGATAAAGAGAATATGTGGGCATGAAAAACTTTATCAGATTACAGAAGAACAATGGGATCAATGCTAATGCATCTGAAGAGCATGCTATTAGCGCAGTGTTTTTATTCTTTCCATCAGAAAAAACTCTCCTTTTATTTCTTATCGCAAAGGTTTCCACTGATctactgaaataataattacaaaaatctATCACTAATACTAGTGATAGAATTTCCCTTCAAGAATGAAAAGTTGATGTTCTTGAAATGCCTCAATTCAGTTACATGAAGAATGGAGGACCTGCTTACCTGCTCTAACACACTCAACTcaactcttaatttttttagctACTTCATAAACGTAATCAGATATAAGAGAAAAGCTAAGCGCACCTTATCACAGAATATCTTGATCTGGCAGGCAGCTCTGTGGATGAGGTGGTTGGAGCCGGAGCTGAAGTCATAGGTGTCAATCTGTAAGTTCAGAGGGAGACCCTTCACGCCTTTCTGAGAGGAAAAGTCTGTGCTGAGGGAATTAATGCCAATGtacacctgtaaaaaaaaaaaaaaacatactcagGTTAGAATCTAACTTTAAGGTatgctttaatatttatataaccAATTTGTTAATTTTGACAGATTGTAATAGACAACAGGAAATGAAGAGGGCACTTTATAATGCTCCATAATGTTTACATGATCTGCAGGCTCATCCTGACAGATTGTAATtatttctattattctattatttcaGGACCAGACATATTATGAGGCTCAACAATACTGGTGAACATTGCAGAGATTATTGTTAGCCATTATTGCACCATTAGATCAGGACTTGACAATGTTCCTGATTCACCTGTGAAAGGTCATGACCCTCTGTCTGTTTGCTGCAATCACACCATAGAGAGATGTAATCTGTCACTTATGAACTTCTGTTAGAGAAGAGCAGATTATATCAGGGATGACCCAGCCTGGTCCTGTGTGAGAGAAGGACCGTCTGGTGGTGTGGGCGGTGATTAcgtagcacttttttttttgcttttaaaaggAAAAGGTGTGGATTGAAAGAGGGACAAACAGAGCGTGACGGAACACGTCTAGAACCATAGCCGATAAAGAAAGAAAAGCTTAAACAACTTAGAGGATAATACCTACTAGACTAGGCCCGGTAATGCATTTATGTAAGCATATAGAAACTGTTCTGAGATCAGTGCTAGTGAATGTACAACAATAATGGATGATAATTATATTTTGCCATTTGTatattacatatactgtataaaaaacaagatggaataactgtctctactgtcaaggGAGGACTTTATACTAGATtatggagcactgctgtgaggtcCAGATAATGTAGCCCACCATCACCaacattatatttataaaaaaaatatatagacaggATGTATAATATTGCCTGATTATACagtactattatatatatataatattactatTTAACTATTATACAAtacttttcatttcattttcatattcTCATGTCTTTAATTCCTTTGTTGTTTTTGGATAATTAGcaggtgtgttgtttttttatttttttattttcttattggtGATCTTTCACTCCTCCACCTGTTCTTGGTTTCGCCGTCCCGCCCTAAACTGCCTCAggatattctctctctttctctttatgtctttctatctccctccctccttccctgttgTCGTGACAGGTGCCTAGAGTGGTGACATGCCAAGAATTCCTTTGGCTTTctgacacagacacacatacacacacacacacacacacatttgtaccTTAGCTTCTTCATTAATGTTCCAGATGAAGGATAAGGCATTGAACGCGACCTCCTCCACATTGCTGATTCCACTGAACACTTCTTTATAGTCAGCTGTGGAATAAAGGATAAATAGTAAATCATCAATCGTgtcaaattttaatatttatcagtttatcagttaTTTATCAGTGCATTGTTTTGGAGGAAAAGGAAAGAGTTGGTTGCCCTGTGATAGGTGCTAATTCCTGAGGTATACGTTTACAGTGCTTTTATCTCATATCTCCAGTGTAGGGATAGATATGTTAAATAAGTAAGAATTCAGATCAAAGGGGGAAGTGTAAAGCAGAGTTTATTAGGTAGACAGATAGTTTAGGACCAATGTTGGGAATTTTCATATGGGCAGACttgtattaattaatatattcctTGTCAATGTCAAAATACATCTTATAACCTTCAGCTGGGGttgtgttttattctgttctgtttgtttgctttgtttagtttgttttagtgtGTTAACATACCAATGTCGATGACCCTCTGCTTAGCCGTCGGCTGCCGCGAGTGCCAGTGATTCCAACACTTCAGCTGCATCTCCGCACTCTTATCATTCTCAAACACTGCCATGATTACAGTCTGATACAataagagaggaagaaaaagataGATATATTAGAGATTATTAGCATTCACCCATAAAAAGCGGTAAAATATATTGAgatgaatatttatacatatatttatacatattccAAAATATATTCCCACCATAAAATGTATTCCAGAATATATTGCATACATAGTcaatatattaacatttattttaaaatgtatgaagCAATATACCAAGGAAAAATATGTAGCCTTAAAGTTATGTATGtgaataacaataaaacattaatgtataCGGATACACATTAAAGATGCAACTGGATcatttgatatacagtatattgtaaaatacttattgtaaaatatatatattggtcaattatattgtatattttccaaaaataaatatttaaaaatacatttaactccatttttaaaaatattgttttgctattttcatatattgaaaaaaatatcgatttttttttccaatttataaAATGGACAAAATTTTAAGCAATTAATTGAAGTAAAGATTAAGCAATTAATTGAAGTATTTTGACATTGACAAGCAATATACTCATCAATACATTTATTGTGTCAAATTTATTTTGGAATGACATTTTAATTATAGAAAAATAcatgtcatattatattataataccattttaacataaaaagaacccaagaaacaaacaaatgcttGAGGAAATGGTCACCTTTTCTCAGTGCTAATTCGTGACAGCTCCAATGCTATGATTTCTCATCGAGTTAATACCTGTGTTTACCGCTTTTGTCAGAGACTCTTAgctcttatgtgtgtgtgtgtgtgtgtgtgtgtttgtgtgtgtgtgtgtgcgcaaatTGGGATGCCTTGTGACAAAACCCAGTGTGTCACACCCCTCTCTCCCCATCTCTGAGGCTTTAGTCACCGCTGGCTGTGCGCTAAAGGCTGTGGGGCACAGCCCGGCCGGGTTTGCACGCACAGGTTTGTGTTGGGCTCTTCCAAAGGCAGCATTTGCTCCTTAGGCCTGATGCcgtcacacacctcacacacgtCAATCACACTCCACTACAAGAATACAGCTTTAAAAGAAGAGCTTTAACTTCTAATCAGGAGGGACGGGGTGGTTTTTACGTCATTGTTAACATTCATtagtgaaaaatacaaaaatctacTCCCTGAGACACACTGCTGAACCAGGACAGGTTATTCCACATTTCCTGCTGGAAACTCACTGGAAAACTACCGGTAAGAGCTAAATCATGAATAATGTAACCAGAATCATTCTCTCTGTAATGACCCACATCTTTTCAGTGCTGAATATTAAATGATCTTTCTCAAAATTAGCACAGTTAGTGCGTTTAGCCTTTAGCGCTCGCATCAATCAGTCTCAGAACGATCCAGAACAACAGCTTTAAAGGCCAACTGTCAGCTTCTTTCCCCAGgcccaaaataataatttatgagAGCCTATATCGCTCTCAGGTgccattttttatttaactgctGTTTTTAACTGCATATTATACATAATTCATTATTTATGTAACAATCTCTATATATAGAAAGAGATTCTAACAATTAACAATGCCCCACTAATGTCTTGTATCTCTATTATATCCATATTGATGTTTTTCTCTAGGTACAGTATATGACAAAAATATTgagacacctgttcattcattcatctttCTCTGATTTCTAAGGTATTGCAAAGTAAGTGTATGCCTGGCATTAAACATAGTGACAATAACATGTTTATATTCATCTGCTTCTCTAAATGGATGAGGAAGATAAAAGGGACACTCTGAACAACAATGGGTACATCTTAAAATAGCTGAATAGATGAACTGCATTAATTAGAAAAGTTGTGTACATATAGTATTTATatgtacagctcttgaaaaaattaagagaccacttcagtttctatatGTCTAtgtttaagaaaaatgaaaattgttgttttattctacaaactacggacaacatttctcctaaattccaaataaaaatattgtcatttagagcattcatttgcagaatataagaaatggctgaaataccaaaaaagatgcagagctttcagacctcaaacaatgcaaagaaaacaaattcatattcataaagttcagaaatcaatatttagtggaataaccctggtttttaatcacagttttcatgtatcttggcatgtcctccaccagtcttacacactgcttttgtataactttatgccactcctggtacaaacattcaagcagtttagcttggtttgatgatttgtgatcatccaactttttttaagtggtctcttatttttttcccagagctgtatgtgtactGTGAGGTATTGACACCAACACTAAGAGACGCTATAAAGTTAGCTCACCTTCACTTTGCTGCAGGACACTCCGGCGCTGCTGTCCACTCCCTGCAGGGTGATGGGGTAGAACTGACCCTTGTTGAGGTAGACCATGGGCACCTCAGTGTTTTTGTTCTGGGAGGCTTGTGGGGCGCCAAGAATGAACTGAAAATCATTCCTGCTACAAAACATAACCCAAAAACTCAAGTCAAAACATATTCAACTACTTTATCTGAATTATTTGTGACTTTACAGATTTACTCAGTAAACAAACAGAGCAAAAATGCTGAACTGGACTCCTGGAATTCTTCACATAGTCTAAGTAATTAAAATGCACtttagtcattatatttaaacaaacaggtCCAGACTCCTGAGGCTTTAAGCCACAGAAGGTCAACCAAATAGCCTCGTCCCTGCAGCACTGTAATCCTGGCATGGGTCAAAGGTCAGAGTCTTAGAGGTGCCCAATAACAGAGACAAATGACTGACATTGTGAAGAGCAGGTTTGTGATTAAAGCCAGACTCACCTGTATCTCTCTGGAGGCGAGTTGGAGTAGGAGTCAGAGTAAACGGGGCTGGGGTGTCCCACAAATTCACTGGTGTAGCCTAGGGGCTGCTGTGATAGAAAAGAAGAAGATAaacaacattatttattattctgaAGTAAATCCTGAATCATTTTGTATGAATTAATCGCTTCATGATGAAATGACTGAATTTTTTTGCAACCATTTAATTCATTTACAGCACCGCATTTacatttggattgtttttttgtttatttttagtttgtttgtctaGGCAAATTTTAATGAATTATATTAACGTGTATAAAATGATTCACGTATGTtgaataaacacacaaatacaataagaacacagaaaaactgaaaaaaaaaaaaaaacgtacttcACTGCTGTTGTCTGGGTAAGTGGTGTCTGAATGCCATGGTTTTGGTTGTGTTGTCAGCAAAAGGGATTCGACAATGTTGTTGATGACCTGCTTGTCGTAGGTGTCTCCGGCCATGGTCTGAATGTAGCTGCTGTTGCCTGGTGACACCTGCTTTGTGACTTGTGATTGGCTGGCGGAAATGTTCTCGGAAAGCAGCTTCATGATGTGGGAGTTCTCCAGAGTGGTCAGCTCAGGGGAGGAACCGTTGGATGTTCttgagaaaaacatttaaaaagtgtaaacatttatattatatttatatatttatatatatatgaattgtaTGGGTTGCAGACTGCAGGAAGGTCTATGCTGCTGCTAAGAAAAATGACCAAACAGTGATACCGATCTAACTGTGATTGTATAATGTTCTCACTCGTCACTCGTACAAACACTAACGCTAGTAAAGAACAAGCCGTGTACAATGTACAAAGTGTTAAAGTCAACAGCAGTGACTCTCAATCTCAGCACTGTTTGAGGAGAGTGCACATAAAGCTGGGTGGGAGCTGTTTGCAGCCTAATCCACATCTCTGCTGCTGTTTGCCTTTCTCTCAGATTCCAACACAAGGGAAAACCACACAGCTCCCAATCGCCTGccatttttcaacaggacaaaaGCCGCTGACTCAGTCCTCTCTGGGGTGGGATGGGGAAGAGGATTAGCATCTTAAACCAAACCTGACCTCAACTAAACCTGAGGTAATCCTGCTAgccctctctccacacacaccgaAATAAAGGTTAGCTTGTGAGAAACACCTATGCTGGGTTTTGTACACCTGTCCCTCTTGTCTGTCCTTGTGGTCGGACAGGTACACACCCCTGCCCTtctcactctgtgtctgtgtgagaaaaACTCATGAGGCTTTGCTTTTAATGGGGAGGGTGTGAATTAATTCATACAGTGAATAAGATCAGACATGATTGATTGAGCTGGGTTTTACCTCTCCAGGGGTTTGAACAAAGTGCCAGCACGAGAACAGGAGGTCATCTTCTGCTCTTTTGGAGTCTGGAAAGATTGACACAGTAATCAGTTAGTCATTTAATCAAACTTTAATTCTGTTAAAAAATAATCAGCTCAGACCAGTACAATCAGCATTGGTTCGGTAGGTTTGGGTTATGAATAGAAATGTATATATTGACCAGCAGTATAAACTAGTATTAGTTGGGTTTAGACTATTCTAAACATGCTGGTACCACCTCACTCAACCAGGATACTGTAAACCAGTAACTGTTGAGTTTTGGATATGGATATGCTGATCATCCAGCACCACAGTAGCGTTAGATGAGTATAAACCACTATTTGTTggtttttaaatgctggtacaaTAGTCCAACTGGTATAGAATTTACCTTGCAAGTGTCAAAGTAAAGGGGGATGCTGGAGAGGTCGTCTTCAGTGGACAGCTTGGGTTTGGTCTTGATGTCGACACTGTCCAGGTAGCTCCAAGAATCCATGAGGTAACTGTCAGGGTAGCGCGGGTAGTTAAAATTCTCGTTCTGCAAAATCATCAGCGCCCTGCAGTGATAGAGCGAGATTAGTAATATTAGACATTGCATCCTTCATTTTTCCAAATGTACCGTTTTCCAGGAAGTCCTGAAAACCTTCCAAAGCAGGTAAGATGTATACGCTGATAGTCACAATTCTCAAAAGCAGAGCAGAACATGTGGCAGCGCTCGTCTAACTGTAATAGCCATACTCCGCTCCTGCTCCTGCTGAGTTTCGCCCCGAGGCTGCCAGCAGTTTCGATTGCAAAAACACAAATCTGGAGACTCTTTGTTTACATCACTGTCACACATCAAACCTGCTGAAACACGGCTACCCTCGGCAGTCCTGTCCTGCGGGGGTGAAGTGAGAGTAAAACCACTGTCAGCGACTGAGATTGCTCGTTTAGTTAACTCACTGTATTTTTGTTTACGCTGTTCTTAGGCCAGCTTGTGCTGCGCAAAGTCAGTTTGTCGAGGAGAAAACAAACCCAAAGCCAGGCATTAGGGAGGGATCACTTACTCCTCAAACAGGGCCTAAGTGGGATTTGTTTGAGGGGACCTTTCACTCCCTTGCCCCCCCTGGATTAGCGGCTAGCAAGCAAACATTGGGTTTGCACCACACAGCTAGTGCTTTATCAGCTGAGCTCTCCACACTTTAGCTTTAGATTTACTTCAGCAAAGCAACAACACGTTCCTTTTTACAGTGGAACTTCTAGACCCTTCCTGTTTCTTTCCTTTCTAAGctgcccaaatgtttgtggagcGGACACCCCTTCTGATGAATGCACTTTCAGCTTGGGTTAAGCCCCCTATGCTGACACTTACACAGAGTTTATTTAGGGCACTGTAGAGAAAAAAATAACTGCCAATATATTAGGATTCTCTGGAGCAGatcaaacataaacctgctgGCTCCATGTCTAATGCAAGTGTGGGCTATCAGGGCTGTGGGGCAGTAGAACCCTCACGAATGCTTATCTTGTTGCTGATTGATATGGAAATAAACAATGTTGAAAAATCAACAATGCGATCTGAGATCTACCACAAATGATCAGGTGTaccaatatttttgtccacatagtgtaacATGTTATAACTGTTCTGTATCTCTGGATGTTTAGGTTGGGGAAGACGGGATTTGTGAATGGCTGTATTGAGTATCTTTGTTACAGTAAGCAGCAGACCGGCCTTTGTGTGCAGAAGCCCCTCTGTCAGCAGACACTGACAGACACCTACTATAATTATTCTCTCTTACACAGAACACTGCACTGTGCGTGTctgtgagagaatgtgtgtgtgtgtgtgtttcagtgtcaccgtgtgtgtgtgtgtgtgtgtgtgtgtgt is a genomic window of Astyanax mexicanus isolate ESR-SI-001 chromosome 14, AstMex3_surface, whole genome shotgun sequence containing:
- the grhl3 gene encoding grainyhead-like protein 3 homolog isoform X1, with product MTKEIEALMILQNENFNYPRYPDSYLMDSWSYLDSVDIKTKPKLSTEDDLSSIPLYFDTCKTPKEQKMTSCSRAGTLFKPLERTSNGSSPELTTLENSHIMKLLSENISASQSQVTKQVSPGNSSYIQTMAGDTYDKQVINNIVESLLLTTQPKPWHSDTTYPDNSSEQPLGYTSEFVGHPSPVYSDSYSNSPPERYSRNDFQFILGAPQASQNKNTEVPMVYLNKGQFYPITLQGVDSSAGVSCSKVKTVIMAVFENDKSAEMQLKCWNHWHSRQPTAKQRVIDIADYKEVFSGISNVEEVAFNALSFIWNINEEAKVYIGINSLSTDFSSQKGVKGLPLNLQIDTYDFSSGSNHLIHRAACQIKIFCDKGAERKMRDEERKRIKRRTKTSADSTNNNASKIVSSSIGKDCTFFKTLDDHVTQPVLFIPETHYSNMQRLAPPLSSVEENERSSLKRMAGYDSGESSPPASKQPRREQQQQQQQQQQRVLLYVRQETEEVFDALMLNSPTLKGLQQAISEKYGLQEDTIGKIFKKCKRGIFVNMDDNIIEHYSNQSAFLIDISEVMVNHYHVTLMEL
- the grhl3 gene encoding grainyhead-like protein 3 homolog isoform X2, with the protein product MTKEIEALMILQNENFNYPRYPDSYLMDSWSYLDSVDIKTKPKLSTEDDLSSIPLYFDTCKTPKEQKMTSCSRAGTLFKPLERTSNGSSPELTTLENSHIMKLLSENISASQSQVTKQVSPGNSSYIQTMAGDTYDKQVINNIVESLLLTTQPKPWHSDTTYPDNSSEQPLGYTSEFVGHPSPVYSDSYSNSPPERYRNDFQFILGAPQASQNKNTEVPMVYLNKGQFYPITLQGVDSSAGVSCSKVKTVIMAVFENDKSAEMQLKCWNHWHSRQPTAKQRVIDIADYKEVFSGISNVEEVAFNALSFIWNINEEAKVYIGINSLSTDFSSQKGVKGLPLNLQIDTYDFSSGSNHLIHRAACQIKIFCDKGAERKMRDEERKRIKRRTKTSADSTNNNASKIVSSSIGKDCTFFKTLDDHVTQPVLFIPETHYSNMQRLAPPLSSVEENERSSLKRMAGYDSGESSPPASKQPRREQQQQQQQQQQRVLLYVRQETEEVFDALMLNSPTLKGLQQAISEKYGLQEDTIGKIFKKCKRGIFVNMDDNIIEHYSNQSAFLIDISEVMVNHYHVTLMEL